CGCCCCTGGACAACCCAGACGTGCGCAAGGCCATCGCCTACGCGCTGAACCGGGACGAGTTCCTGGCCCTCTTTGGGCCGGGCGTGGCGGAAAACGTCTACTCGCCGGTGCCGGCCCAGTTCATGCCCGGCGGCCTGACCAAGGAAGAAGTAGAAGCGCTGGGGCTGGACTACAGCTACAATCCGGAGAAGGCCCGGGAGCTGCTGGCCCAGGCCGGCCTGGCCGACGGCTTCAGCCTCTCCGTGGTCTCCTCGGAGATGCCGGCCTACCGCAAGATCTATGAGAGCATGCAGGCCCAGCTGGCCGCGGTGGGCATCAACCTCCAGGTGGACATCGTGGATCACTCCACCATGCACACCAAGATCCGGGAGGATGTGAATCCCATCGTGGTCTACGTGGCCTTCCGGCCCAACGCCGACGTCTACCTGACCCGCTTCTTCCATTCCGATTCCATCGTGGTCACCGGTGCCAAGCCGGACACCAACTTCTCCCACTACGACAAGATCGACGACCTGATCGAGGCTGCCCGGGTCGAGACCGATCCGGACAAGCAGATCGAGCTGTGGAAACAGGCCCAGATCCAGATCCTGGAGGACATGGTGGCCCATACCCTCATGTACCAGAACCAGGTCTACGCCCGCAACACCGCTGTGGACTACGGCCACCCCCTCAAGGCGGTGCTGAACCTGAATCCGCAGATCACCGAACAGACCCAGATCGTGCGTTAACCCATGGCCGTCGGGGGTGGGCGAACCGCTCGTCCCACCCCCGGCCCCATGGCCCGATGAAGCGGGCCGGCTATCGTCCGACACTCACCACGGGTAAACCCCTATGCTGATTTATACGGTACGGCGTCTACTGTTGTCCATCCCGACCCTGCTGGCAGTCCTAACCCTGGTCTTCGTGATCGTCCGGGTCCTACCTGGTGATCCGGCCCAGGCAGCCCTGGGCGACTACGCCTCCAAAGAGGCGGTGGAAGCCCTGCGGGCGCGCATGGGCTTGGACAAGCCGCTGGCGGTCCAGTATGTGACCTTCCTGGCCGGCCTGCTGCGGGGCGATTTGGGGAATTCCATGAAGAGTGGAAAGCCGGTGGCCGAGCAGATCGGCTTTGTGTTGCCCCATACCCTGCAGTTGACCCTGGCTTCCATTGTGGTGGGGGTGGTCTTCGGGGTGCCGTTGGGCATCGTCACCGCGGTGCGCCGCAACGGCCTCATGGACTACTTCGGGCGCATCTTCTCCCTGGCCGGCCTTTCCATCCCGGCCTTCTACCTGGGCATCTTGCTCATGTTGATCTTTGGCCTGCGCCTGGGGTGGTTTCCCATCCTGTGGAATGACGCCCGGGGCAATCTGATTGCAGCCATCCGCCAATTGGTGTTACCGGCGTTGACCCTGGGTCTGATCATGACCGCCTACGTCACCCGCATGACCCGCTCGGCCATGCTCAACATCCTGGGGGAGGACTATGTGCGCACGGCCCGGGCCAAAGGACTGGCAGAACGGGTGGTGATGTTCCGGCACGCCCTGCGTTCTGCCCTGATTCCTATCGTCTCCATCGTTGGGATCTTCGCGGTGAGCCTGATCGGCAGCTCGGTCATGACCGAAATCGTCTTCTCCCGCCCTGGGCTGGGGAAGCTCATGGTGGATGCCGTCAAACAGCGGGACTACACCACCCTCCAGTCGGTGATGGTGGTCTACGCCTTTTTGATCGTGATCATCAACCTGGTGGTCGACCTCCTCTATGGCCTGGTGGACCCGCGGGTCCGCTACGATTGACCTTTTCCTTGAGCCGTGTATAGGTGACTTCATGCAGGGTGCCCAAACCATCGATCTTGCTGTCCAACTTCCCCAGACCCTGACCCAGCGCCAGCGCATGTGGCGGGCCTTCACCCGCAACCGGGTCGCCGTGGTGGGCCTGGTGCTGGTGATCCTCATTGCCTTCGTGGCGGTGGCCGCGCCCTGGTTGGCCCCGGCCGATCCCATTGCCCAGGCGGCGCGGGAACGCCTCTCCCCGCCCAGCCCGGCCCATCCCCTGGGGCAGGACAACTATGGCCGGGATATTCTCTCCCGCCTGATCTACGGGACCCGCATCTCCCTGCTGGTGGGTATCCTTTCGGTGTTGTTGGGCGCCTCTGTGGGGACGGCCATGGGGGTGATCGCGGGGTATCGGGGAGGATGGGTGGAAGCCATTCTCATGCGGGTGGTGGACACCCTGCTGGCATTCCCCGACCTGATCACCGGCCTGCTAGTCCTGGCCGTGTTGGGGGGCGGGCTGGACAAGATGATCATCGCCATTGGGATCGTCATC
The DNA window shown above is from Litorilinea aerophila and carries:
- a CDS encoding ABC transporter permease — its product is MQGAQTIDLAVQLPQTLTQRQRMWRAFTRNRVAVVGLVLVILIAFVAVAAPWLAPADPIAQAARERLSPPSPAHPLGQDNYGRDILSRLIYGTRISLLVGILSVLLGASVGTAMGVIAGYRGGWVEAILMRVVDTLLAFPDLITGLLVLAVLGGGLDKMIIAIGIVISPRFARLAHGPTLALREKDFISAARSIGVGHIRMLTRHILPNIVSELLVMASLWTASAIRIEASLSFIGLGVAPPTPTWGQMINDGTQYLTSLPWFSVAPGLAILVTVMAFNLLGDGLRDVLDPRMQN
- a CDS encoding ABC transporter permease, with product MLIYTVRRLLLSIPTLLAVLTLVFVIVRVLPGDPAQAALGDYASKEAVEALRARMGLDKPLAVQYVTFLAGLLRGDLGNSMKSGKPVAEQIGFVLPHTLQLTLASIVVGVVFGVPLGIVTAVRRNGLMDYFGRIFSLAGLSIPAFYLGILLMLIFGLRLGWFPILWNDARGNLIAAIRQLVLPALTLGLIMTAYVTRMTRSAMLNILGEDYVRTARAKGLAERVVMFRHALRSALIPIVSIVGIFAVSLIGSSVMTEIVFSRPGLGKLMVDAVKQRDYTTLQSVMVVYAFLIVIINLVVDLLYGLVDPRVRYD